A single genomic interval of Corallococcus macrosporus harbors:
- a CDS encoding molybdenum cofactor carrier protein encodes MRRHRRIIGVFGSGTETHEEWVVPLARWIAEAGFDLLTGAGGGVMSVATAAFVQVEGRRGAAIGIIPGTVGEDGRYQPRPGYPNTDIEIPIYTHLPLSGEQGTDPMSRNHINVLTPHALVALPGGAGTAAEAVLALRYGKPLILHGPPEAFRRFPAEAERTTSLERVAEFLLAATR; translated from the coding sequence ATGCGCAGACACCGCCGCATCATCGGAGTCTTCGGCTCCGGCACGGAGACCCACGAGGAGTGGGTCGTCCCCCTGGCGCGGTGGATCGCCGAGGCGGGCTTCGACCTGCTGACCGGGGCGGGCGGCGGCGTCATGAGCGTGGCCACGGCGGCCTTCGTCCAGGTGGAGGGGCGGCGGGGAGCGGCCATCGGCATCATCCCCGGCACCGTCGGGGAGGATGGCCGCTACCAGCCCCGGCCCGGCTACCCGAACACGGACATCGAAATCCCCATCTACACCCACCTGCCGCTCAGCGGGGAGCAGGGCACGGACCCCATGAGCCGCAACCACATCAACGTGCTGACGCCGCACGCCCTGGTCGCGCTGCCCGGAGGGGCGGGGACCGCGGCGGAGGCCGTCCTGGCGCTGCGCTATGGCAAGCCGCTCATCCTGCACGGGCCACCGGAGGCCTTCCGGCGCTTCCCGGCGGAGGCCGAGCGCACCACCTCCCTGGAGCGGGTGGCGGAGTTCCTCCTGGCGGCCACCCGCTAG